From one Microlunatus sp. Gsoil 973 genomic stretch:
- a CDS encoding aldehyde dehydrogenase family protein, which produces MAIFHGAFDGRVPDGLPIGDDWLGVENTEQISFPYDGSAVGTAPVGNVELAVRAISEAVRVRGQVARLPSHVRRSALQQTHRMLAEHRVEFEELLILETAKPRIDCRVEIDRTLLTVQTAAEEVARLHGETVPLDLLPSGDGLVGFWTRRPIGVVIGIAGFNYPLLLASHKLAPALAAGCPVIIKPAPQTPLATLWLVRLVREALVAAGGPAAAVQLITGGADVGVALTTDRRIGAVSFTGSAAVGHRIARDAAPTKVLLELGSNAALVVAADADLDAAVDAVIRGGYYASGQACISVQRVIVVEAVRDAFLDRLSARMADVVVGDPRDPATRVSTLINSAGTDRVLAWIGQAAENGAKVVTGGGLTSDGVIEPTVLLDVPARLDAWNEEIFGPVVAVRSVPDLEAAFAAVNESRYGLHVSVFTESLGAAFGAIEEIEAGGVVINEVPGFRSDVMPYGGVKDSGSGREGPRFAIEELTVTRMAVIRPSAKGRS; this is translated from the coding sequence ATGGCGATATTCCACGGGGCATTCGACGGCAGGGTTCCCGACGGACTCCCAATCGGTGACGACTGGCTCGGAGTCGAGAACACCGAGCAGATCAGCTTTCCCTACGACGGGTCGGCAGTCGGTACGGCGCCGGTCGGCAATGTCGAGTTGGCCGTGCGGGCGATCTCCGAAGCCGTGAGGGTCCGCGGGCAGGTCGCGCGGCTGCCCTCCCATGTCCGCCGGTCCGCGTTGCAGCAGACCCATCGGATGCTCGCCGAGCACCGCGTGGAGTTCGAGGAGTTGCTGATCCTGGAGACCGCGAAACCTCGGATCGATTGCCGGGTGGAGATCGACCGCACCCTGCTCACCGTGCAGACCGCGGCCGAGGAGGTGGCCCGGCTGCACGGCGAAACGGTGCCGCTGGACCTGTTGCCCAGCGGCGACGGCCTGGTCGGCTTCTGGACCCGCCGGCCGATCGGTGTGGTGATCGGGATCGCCGGTTTCAACTACCCGTTGCTGTTGGCCTCCCACAAGCTCGCACCTGCGCTCGCGGCCGGCTGCCCGGTGATCATCAAACCGGCGCCGCAGACACCGCTGGCGACGCTGTGGCTGGTGCGGCTGGTGCGCGAGGCGCTGGTCGCTGCCGGCGGCCCGGCCGCTGCCGTCCAGCTGATCACCGGCGGAGCCGATGTCGGAGTGGCGCTGACCACCGACCGCCGGATCGGCGCGGTGTCCTTCACCGGATCCGCTGCGGTGGGGCATCGGATAGCCCGGGATGCCGCACCGACCAAGGTCCTGCTCGAGTTGGGCTCGAACGCAGCACTGGTCGTCGCGGCCGATGCTGATCTTGACGCCGCCGTGGACGCGGTGATCCGCGGCGGCTACTACGCCTCAGGTCAGGCGTGCATCAGTGTGCAGCGGGTGATCGTCGTGGAAGCCGTCCGAGACGCGTTCCTCGACCGGCTGTCGGCCCGGATGGCTGACGTCGTGGTCGGTGACCCGAGAGATCCCGCAACCCGGGTGTCGACGTTGATCAATTCCGCCGGAACCGATCGGGTGCTCGCCTGGATCGGACAAGCTGCAGAGAACGGCGCCAAGGTCGTCACCGGCGGCGGACTGACCTCCGACGGTGTGATCGAGCCGACGGTGCTGCTTGACGTGCCGGCAAGGCTTGACGCCTGGAACGAGGAGATCTTCGGTCCGGTTGTGGCCGTACGGTCGGTTCCTGATCTTGAGGCTGCGTTCGCCGCGGTCAACGAATCGCGGTACGGGTTGCACGTCAGCGTCTTCACCGAGTCGTTGGGTGCCGCGTTCGGTGCGATCGAGGAGATCGAGGCCGGTGGCGTGGTGATCAACGAAGTGCCGGGATTCCGATCGGATGTGATGCCGTACGGGGGCGTGAAGGATTCCGGCAGCGGTCGTGAAGGACCACGGTTCGCGATCGAGGAGTTGACCGTCACCCGAATGGCAGTGATCCGGCCGAGCGCGAAGGGACGATCATGA
- a CDS encoding SDR family NAD(P)-dependent oxidoreductase, protein MTQTPATAEPNRYGNLFRLDGRRALVIGAGSGIGRESALALAAHGAQVICADRDLAAAELTAQTADGLTARELDVLDHDAVRQAAADLVVDVLVFTAATNVRKRLVDYSGEEFDRVVALNLRSAFELIRSFGPGMAERGRGSVIGFTSIRAVTVEPGQGVYAATKAGLLQLMRTAAAELGPQGVRCNVIAPGVVETPLTAQIRDVPDWYEAYAAKSALGRWARPEELAGAVVYLASDASSFVTGSQLMVDGGWTAIDGRYTPPG, encoded by the coding sequence ATGACGCAGACACCGGCGACAGCAGAGCCGAACAGGTACGGCAACCTCTTCCGGCTGGACGGTCGCCGGGCACTGGTGATCGGCGCCGGCAGCGGTATCGGGCGGGAGAGTGCGCTGGCCCTGGCAGCCCACGGCGCACAGGTGATCTGCGCTGATCGTGATCTTGCCGCGGCCGAGCTGACGGCGCAGACGGCCGACGGCCTGACAGCTCGGGAACTCGACGTGCTTGATCACGATGCCGTCCGGCAGGCAGCCGCCGATCTTGTGGTCGACGTCCTGGTGTTCACCGCGGCGACCAATGTGCGCAAGCGGCTGGTCGACTACAGCGGCGAGGAGTTCGACCGGGTCGTGGCACTGAACCTGCGCTCGGCTTTCGAGCTCATCCGGTCGTTCGGGCCGGGGATGGCCGAGCGAGGTCGAGGCAGCGTGATCGGCTTCACTTCGATCCGTGCGGTGACGGTCGAACCGGGCCAGGGCGTGTACGCGGCCACCAAGGCCGGGCTGCTGCAGCTGATGCGAACGGCGGCCGCCGAACTCGGGCCACAGGGCGTCCGCTGCAATGTGATCGCGCCGGGAGTGGTCGAGACTCCGCTCACCGCGCAGATCCGCGACGTCCCGGACTGGTACGAGGCATACGCCGCCAAGAGCGCCCTCGGCCGGTGGGCGAGGCCGGAGGAACTGGCCGGTGCCGTGGTCTACCTGGCCTCGGACGCTTCGAGTTTCGTCACCGGCAGCCAGCTGATGGTGGACGGTGGCTGGACCGCGATCGACGGGCGCTACACCCCGCCCGGCTGA
- a CDS encoding GNAT family N-acetyltransferase, protein MDLKTDARNSRSRAAIEAIGATFGGVLRRWSRSWAPGEEGRLRDSALYSILAEEWPARHKQLLERLASQPGGV, encoded by the coding sequence GTGGATCTGAAGACCGACGCTCGCAACAGTCGCTCACGGGCGGCCATCGAGGCCATCGGTGCCACCTTCGGGGGCGTGCTCCGTCGGTGGTCCCGATCCTGGGCGCCCGGTGAGGAGGGTCGGCTCCGGGACTCAGCGCTCTACTCGATCCTCGCCGAGGAGTGGCCGGCGCGACACAAGCAACTCCTCGAACGTCTCGCGAGTCAGCCGGGCGGGGTGTAG
- a CDS encoding VOC family protein: MINSVLQSQIFVLDQDQALDFYVNKLGFEVAEDIDFGFMRWLTVHPAGQPDRKVLLERPGPPALDEQTAAQVRDLLTKGAMGGWLLFTTDDAQATHDELVARGVEIADGPNRQPYGIDFGVRDPFGNRIRIGQLAELSRPLTAEDFAAQS; this comes from the coding sequence ATGATCAACTCAGTCCTCCAGTCGCAGATCTTCGTCCTCGACCAGGACCAGGCTCTGGACTTCTACGTGAACAAGCTCGGCTTCGAAGTGGCCGAGGACATCGACTTCGGCTTCATGCGCTGGCTCACCGTCCATCCGGCGGGTCAGCCCGACCGCAAGGTGTTGCTCGAGCGGCCCGGCCCGCCGGCGCTGGACGAGCAGACCGCCGCTCAGGTACGCGATCTGCTCACCAAGGGCGCGATGGGCGGCTGGCTGCTCTTCACCACTGACGACGCCCAGGCCACCCACGATGAATTGGTCGCCCGGGGCGTCGAGATCGCCGACGGCCCCAACCGGCAGCCGTACGGTATCGATTTCGGGGTCCGCGACCCGTTCGGCAACCGGATCCGGATCGGCCAACTGGCCGAGCTCAGCAGGCCGCTGACCGCCGAAGACTTCGCAGCTCAGTCCTGA
- a CDS encoding helix-turn-helix domain-containing protein — MSTRQDAIEDQNRRMLRARDAMDRTYAEPLDIPALARIAHVSESHFIRAFAATFHETPHRYLQRRRVERAMYLLRNTDRPVTEICFQVGFSSLGTFSRTFTAIVGETPTAHRRRGPIAPVPGCFVMAWTRPSATDRTAGSDRAIEQFRISSRPEPRRRFKS; from the coding sequence ATGAGCACGAGGCAGGACGCGATCGAGGACCAGAACCGCCGGATGTTGCGGGCGCGGGATGCAATGGACCGCACCTACGCCGAACCCCTCGACATCCCGGCACTGGCCCGGATCGCGCACGTGTCGGAGTCGCATTTCATCCGCGCGTTCGCCGCAACCTTCCACGAGACACCACACCGCTACCTGCAGCGGCGCCGCGTGGAGCGAGCGATGTACCTGCTCCGCAACACCGACCGGCCGGTGACCGAGATCTGCTTCCAGGTCGGGTTCTCCAGCCTCGGCACCTTCAGCCGGACGTTCACCGCGATCGTCGGAGAGACCCCGACAGCGCATCGCAGGCGAGGACCGATCGCGCCGGTGCCCGGATGTTTCGTCATGGCCTGGACGCGCCCATCGGCGACCGACCGGACCGCCGGATCGGACCGGGCAATCGAGCAGTTTCGGATAAGCAGCCGACCGGAGCCACGCCGTAGGTTCAAGTCATGA
- a CDS encoding TIGR00730 family Rossman fold protein: MRICVFCGSSPGRIPAYADAATGLGRLFAERRIGLVYGGATVGTMGVLADATLAAGGTVYGVIPTQLVDREIAHPGLTELYEVTTMHQRKARMEELADGFIALPGGAGTLEELFEVWTWAQLGLHDKPIGLLDVAGFYSRMTPLLDHMVAEGFLREEYRDALQIDTDPVVLLEKMAAVRPPGPKWSGAAASSVPDGREPEPTGPGEP; encoded by the coding sequence GTGCGGATCTGTGTCTTCTGTGGTTCCTCTCCCGGTCGGATCCCGGCCTACGCCGACGCGGCGACCGGGCTCGGCCGGCTCTTCGCCGAACGGCGGATCGGCCTGGTCTACGGCGGCGCGACCGTCGGCACGATGGGTGTCCTCGCGGATGCGACGCTGGCCGCGGGCGGCACGGTGTACGGGGTCATTCCGACCCAGTTGGTCGACCGGGAGATCGCCCACCCCGGGCTGACCGAGTTGTACGAGGTGACGACGATGCACCAGCGCAAGGCGCGGATGGAGGAACTGGCCGACGGGTTCATCGCCCTGCCCGGTGGCGCCGGCACGCTGGAGGAGTTGTTCGAGGTGTGGACCTGGGCCCAGCTCGGCCTGCACGACAAGCCGATCGGGCTGCTCGACGTCGCGGGCTTCTACAGCCGGATGACGCCGTTGCTGGATCACATGGTGGCCGAGGGCTTCCTGCGTGAGGAGTATCGCGATGCGCTGCAGATCGACACCGACCCGGTCGTGCTGCTGGAGAAGATGGCAGCGGTCCGACCGCCCGGCCCCAAATGGTCCGGGGCTGCCGCTTCCTCCGTGCCCGACGGTCGTGAGCCCGAGCCCACCGGCCCGGGAGAACCATGA
- a CDS encoding peptidoglycan-binding protein codes for MAIVPLRRTLLTSIAAAAVAAALAGCGSVPDRTAAPQDRAGTSATSAAPSPSGSKPTSAIPSAEASEASKAPSTAPASRKPAKSPAKETPKPAAVIFKPGDEGTRVRELQARLKQLDWYTADVTDQYDDRTTTAVKGFQQKRELPGTGTVDAKTWSRLVAMTKEPTHDQLYNIVHAGPAILDKGDQSQQVRQLQARLKQLDWFSEKVTGFYGSVTTAAVRGFQDKRGLPTTGAVDQATWDRLVAMTREPTAAELSGETAADRPVSTGQLDPRCLTGRAMCIDKTTDQLVWVIDGKPQLHFDVRFGADTTPTREGSFAVGWKARDWTSTLYHSEMPYSMFFSGGQAVHYSSDFAARGYNGASHGCVNVRDYAGIQNLFGQVRVGDKVIVYRS; via the coding sequence GTGGCAATCGTGCCCCTGCGCCGTACGCTCTTGACCTCGATCGCGGCTGCCGCGGTCGCCGCTGCGCTGGCCGGCTGTGGTTCCGTCCCGGACCGCACTGCCGCACCGCAGGATCGGGCAGGCACATCGGCAACCTCCGCGGCTCCGTCGCCGTCGGGTTCGAAGCCGACCTCGGCGATCCCCAGCGCTGAGGCGAGCGAGGCGTCGAAGGCCCCGTCAACCGCTCCTGCGTCGCGCAAGCCCGCCAAGAGTCCGGCCAAGGAAACCCCGAAACCGGCTGCGGTGATCTTCAAGCCCGGCGATGAGGGCACGAGGGTCCGCGAACTCCAGGCACGACTCAAGCAGCTCGACTGGTACACCGCCGACGTCACCGATCAGTACGACGACCGCACGACGACCGCAGTCAAGGGATTCCAGCAGAAACGCGAGCTGCCCGGCACCGGAACGGTGGACGCCAAGACCTGGTCCCGGCTGGTCGCGATGACGAAGGAACCGACTCATGATCAGCTGTACAACATCGTCCATGCCGGGCCGGCGATCCTGGACAAGGGTGATCAGAGCCAGCAGGTCCGCCAACTGCAGGCCCGGCTGAAGCAGCTCGACTGGTTCTCCGAGAAGGTGACCGGCTTCTACGGTTCGGTGACGACCGCGGCGGTCCGCGGCTTCCAGGACAAGCGCGGCCTGCCGACCACCGGCGCCGTGGACCAGGCGACGTGGGACCGGCTGGTCGCGATGACCCGTGAGCCGACCGCGGCCGAACTGTCCGGCGAGACCGCCGCCGACCGTCCGGTCTCGACCGGGCAGCTCGATCCGCGGTGCCTGACCGGTCGGGCGATGTGCATCGACAAGACAACAGACCAGCTTGTCTGGGTGATCGACGGCAAGCCGCAACTGCACTTCGACGTCCGCTTCGGCGCCGACACCACACCGACCCGCGAGGGCTCCTTCGCGGTCGGCTGGAAGGCCAGGGACTGGACCTCGACGCTCTACCACTCCGAGATGCCGTACTCGATGTTCTTCTCCGGCGGGCAGGCGGTGCACTACTCCTCCGATTTCGCAGCCCGCGGTTACAACGGGGCGTCGCACGGCTGCGTCAACGTTCGCGACTATGCCGGCATCCAGAACCTGTTCGGCCAGGTCCGGGTCGGGGACAAGGTGATCGTCTACCGCAGTTAG
- a CDS encoding branched-chain amino acid aminotransferase, whose protein sequence is MTQQPPAGTGLGFGALFTKHVVSARYVAGAWSGFELRAFEDLRFSPAAMVMHYGQAIFEGLKAFRSTAADEVLIFRAADCARRFDRSATRMAMPPLPAGMFVDAVRTLVEADAAEVPSAPGSSLYIRPVMVADEPSLAVRPSIEFSFLVLASPVDSFFASGRSMIDAYAQRDHIRAALGGTGDVKCAGNYAGAMAAKADAQAHNCDEVLWLDAREHRDVEEFGAMNCFVVRGEDDHAELITPGLGGTILPGHTRATVITLAGRRGLTVREEPIELSQVLDPYGPVSEVFACGTAAGVAPVHRILTDTGEERTIGDRPGPVTSLLAADYVAVTHGELEPEPDWITKIAG, encoded by the coding sequence GTGACGCAGCAGCCACCAGCGGGAACAGGACTCGGATTCGGAGCCCTGTTCACCAAGCATGTGGTCAGCGCCCGCTATGTTGCCGGCGCCTGGTCCGGCTTCGAGCTGCGTGCCTTCGAGGATCTGCGATTCTCCCCGGCGGCGATGGTGATGCACTACGGCCAGGCGATCTTCGAAGGGCTGAAGGCGTTCCGATCGACCGCCGCGGATGAGGTGCTGATCTTTCGCGCCGCCGACTGCGCGCGCCGGTTCGATCGCAGCGCGACGCGGATGGCCATGCCGCCGCTGCCGGCCGGCATGTTCGTCGATGCGGTACGCACCCTGGTCGAGGCAGATGCTGCCGAGGTGCCGTCGGCACCGGGCAGCTCCCTCTACATCCGCCCGGTGATGGTCGCCGACGAACCGTCTCTTGCAGTACGGCCGTCGATCGAGTTCAGCTTCCTGGTGCTCGCGTCGCCTGTCGACAGCTTCTTCGCCAGCGGCCGGAGCATGATCGACGCGTACGCCCAACGCGATCACATCCGTGCGGCACTCGGTGGGACCGGTGACGTCAAGTGCGCCGGCAACTACGCCGGTGCGATGGCCGCCAAGGCCGACGCCCAGGCACACAACTGTGACGAGGTGCTCTGGCTGGACGCCCGGGAACACCGCGACGTCGAGGAGTTCGGTGCGATGAACTGCTTCGTCGTCCGCGGCGAAGATGATCATGCCGAGTTGATCACCCCTGGGCTGGGCGGCACCATCCTGCCCGGGCACACCCGGGCGACGGTGATCACCTTGGCCGGCCGACGCGGACTGACCGTGCGCGAGGAACCGATCGAGCTCAGCCAGGTCCTCGACCCGTACGGTCCGGTGTCCGAGGTGTTCGCCTGCGGTACGGCGGCCGGTGTCGCGCCGGTACACCGGATCCTCACCGACACCGGCGAGGAACGGACCATCGGGGACCGGCCCGGTCCGGTCACCTCCCTACTGGCCGCCGACTACGTCGCGGTGACCCACGGAGAGCTGGAACCCGAACCGGACTGGATCACCAAGATCGCCGGTTGA
- a CDS encoding alcohol dehydrogenase catalytic domain-containing protein, translating to MKAVICHGPENYTLEEIAVPRPGPGEILVRVEAVGICASDLKCYHGAAKFWGDANRPAWAETEVVPGHEFVGTVVQLDDQARQTRGVDVGDRVTAEQIVPCWKCRYCVRGEYWMCGPHDMHGFKRANPGAMAEYMIYSTNALVHKISKELPAHQAAFVEPLSCSLHAVERANIRFDDVVVVAGAGPIGLGMIAGAKAKSPRLLIALDVAPNKLDLAKACGADLTFNIAETDVVEEIKNLTDGYGADVYIEGTGHPSAVPQGLNLLRKLGTYVEYSVFGSDVTVDWSIISDDKELNVLGAHLGPHTWPAAIRMLESQTLPMDRICTHQFPLEKFQEGLDMVADGSKSIKVSLIP from the coding sequence ATGAAGGCCGTCATCTGTCACGGGCCGGAGAACTACACCCTGGAAGAGATTGCGGTGCCCAGGCCCGGCCCCGGCGAGATCCTGGTCAGGGTCGAGGCGGTCGGCATCTGTGCCAGCGACCTGAAGTGCTACCACGGCGCGGCCAAGTTCTGGGGTGATGCGAACCGGCCGGCCTGGGCCGAGACCGAGGTCGTCCCCGGCCACGAATTCGTCGGCACTGTGGTCCAGCTCGACGATCAGGCCCGGCAGACGCGCGGTGTCGACGTCGGCGACCGGGTCACCGCCGAGCAGATCGTGCCCTGCTGGAAGTGCCGCTACTGCGTACGTGGTGAGTACTGGATGTGCGGGCCGCACGACATGCACGGCTTCAAGCGTGCCAACCCCGGCGCGATGGCCGAGTACATGATCTATTCCACCAATGCGCTGGTCCACAAGATCAGCAAGGAGCTGCCGGCGCATCAGGCGGCCTTCGTGGAACCGTTGTCGTGTTCGTTGCACGCCGTCGAGCGCGCCAACATCAGGTTCGACGATGTCGTGGTCGTCGCCGGTGCGGGTCCGATCGGGCTGGGGATGATCGCCGGAGCCAAGGCCAAGAGCCCCAGACTGCTGATCGCCCTGGATGTTGCACCGAACAAGCTGGACCTGGCGAAGGCCTGCGGTGCGGACCTGACCTTCAACATCGCCGAGACCGATGTGGTCGAGGAGATCAAGAACCTGACCGACGGCTACGGCGCCGACGTCTACATCGAGGGCACCGGGCATCCGTCGGCCGTGCCGCAGGGCCTGAATCTGCTGCGCAAGCTGGGAACCTACGTCGAATACAGCGTCTTCGGCTCCGACGTGACGGTGGACTGGTCGATCATCTCCGACGACAAGGAGCTCAACGTCCTCGGCGCCCACCTCGGCCCGCACACCTGGCCCGCCGCGATCAGGATGCTGGAGTCTCAGACGCTGCCGATGGACCGGATCTGCACCCACCAGTTCCCGTTGGAGAAGTTCCAGGAGGGATTGGACATGGTCGCCGACGGCAGCAAGTCGATCAAGGTCTCCCTGATCCCCTGA
- the map gene encoding type I methionyl aminopeptidase has protein sequence MIEYRTPAELDEMRPAGRFVADVLSTLAREATVGSNLLDLDALAHEMIKKRGAESCYIDYHPSFGAMPFGKVLCTSVNDAVLHGLPYDYDLADGDMVSFDFAASVDGWVTDSALTVIVGEPRPEDQRLIEITNQALQAGIAQARVGNRLGDISAAIGAVAKQNRLKVNLEFGGHGVGHTMHGDPHVPNNGRRGKGLPLRPGLVLAIEPWFLHTTDRIHTDRDGWTLRSVDGSRGAHAEHTIAVTEGDPLVLTARD, from the coding sequence GTGATCGAATATCGGACCCCCGCCGAGCTGGACGAGATGCGCCCGGCCGGTCGTTTCGTGGCCGACGTCCTCAGCACGCTGGCCCGGGAGGCAACGGTCGGCAGCAACCTGCTTGACCTCGACGCGCTGGCGCACGAGATGATCAAGAAGCGTGGAGCCGAGTCCTGCTACATCGACTACCACCCGTCGTTCGGCGCCATGCCCTTCGGCAAGGTGCTGTGTACGTCGGTCAACGACGCAGTGCTGCACGGGCTGCCGTACGACTACGACCTCGCCGACGGCGACATGGTCAGCTTCGACTTCGCCGCGTCGGTCGACGGCTGGGTCACCGATTCCGCCCTCACGGTGATCGTGGGTGAACCGCGGCCCGAGGACCAGCGCCTGATCGAGATCACCAACCAGGCGCTGCAGGCCGGAATCGCGCAGGCCAGGGTCGGCAATCGGCTCGGCGACATCTCGGCCGCCATCGGCGCGGTGGCCAAACAGAACCGGCTCAAGGTCAATCTCGAGTTCGGCGGTCACGGCGTCGGGCACACGATGCACGGTGATCCGCATGTGCCCAACAACGGTCGTCGCGGCAAGGGGCTGCCGCTGCGGCCCGGCCTGGTGCTGGCCATCGAACCGTGGTTCCTGCACACCACCGACCGGATCCACACCGACCGTGACGGCTGGACCCTGCGCAGCGTCGACGGCTCGCGCGGCGCACATGCCGAACACACGATTGCGGTCACCGAGGGTGATCCGCTGGTCCTCACTGCCCGAGACTGA
- the cydC gene encoding thiol reductant ABC exporter subunit CydC — MITLLSRLVGDSRQRLGSLLRPVVLGVVAQLSAVGLMAVSAWLLSRAAQHPPVLYLMCAIVAVRALGLARGVFRYRERLAGHDIALGLQASLRVRAYQRLADGSALRRSGDLLTRVTSDLDAVQDLVVRVIVPAVSTALVIVAAGTALSVISAPAGVLLLAGSAVSGAVLPWCAGRLAARAADQLVPLRARLADEVAEIGRSREDLVAFGAEPAALDRLAAIDARLAAAERRTAWTSGLMTALQWLCTGAVIIGSMIIGGRAVAAGTVDPVFLAVLALTPLALHEVVATLPATAVVWRRTRAALQRARELIAPVDPAPLVARLSAEPGVPLAIRRLTAGWPGAVPVVRDLDLVVRAGERVALVGPSGIGKSTLAATVMGHLPPLAGSLAVAERVGYLAQDAHIFDTTVAENVRIGARAASDDQVRRALGEVDLDFPADRLVGEFGAALSGGEARRLALSRLAVARLVDGDHQLLVLDEPTEHLDRDTADHVLEVIGRLDRRAAVLVITHDPRVMERCDRVVSLTGTAAGTAPASGAAAANAGVTVSLGQ, encoded by the coding sequence ATGATCACCCTGCTCAGCCGTCTGGTCGGCGACTCCCGGCAGCGGCTTGGTTCGCTGCTGCGTCCGGTTGTGCTGGGTGTTGTCGCGCAGCTGTCCGCGGTCGGACTGATGGCCGTGTCGGCGTGGCTGCTCTCCCGCGCCGCACAGCATCCGCCGGTGCTCTACCTGATGTGTGCGATCGTCGCTGTCCGCGCGCTCGGCCTGGCCCGCGGAGTGTTCCGCTACCGGGAGCGGCTGGCCGGCCACGACATCGCACTGGGACTGCAGGCGAGTCTCCGGGTGCGGGCCTACCAACGGCTGGCCGACGGGTCAGCGCTGCGGCGGAGCGGCGACCTGCTCACCCGGGTGACCTCCGATCTCGATGCGGTCCAGGATCTCGTGGTCCGGGTGATCGTTCCGGCCGTCTCCACAGCACTGGTGATCGTTGCAGCGGGTACGGCCCTGTCGGTGATCTCTGCACCGGCCGGCGTGCTGTTGTTGGCGGGCTCCGCGGTCTCCGGCGCCGTCCTGCCCTGGTGCGCGGGACGACTGGCCGCCCGAGCGGCCGACCAGCTGGTCCCGCTGCGGGCACGGCTGGCCGATGAAGTCGCCGAGATCGGCCGGAGCCGGGAGGACCTGGTCGCGTTCGGCGCCGAACCGGCTGCCCTGGATCGGTTGGCGGCGATCGATGCTCGACTGGCCGCTGCCGAGCGCCGCACGGCCTGGACATCGGGGCTGATGACCGCACTGCAGTGGCTGTGCACCGGAGCGGTGATCATCGGCTCGATGATCATCGGCGGTCGGGCGGTTGCGGCCGGCACGGTGGATCCGGTCTTCCTGGCTGTACTCGCGCTGACTCCGCTCGCCCTGCACGAGGTGGTCGCCACCCTGCCGGCGACAGCAGTCGTCTGGCGCCGTACCCGGGCCGCATTGCAGCGGGCCCGGGAACTGATCGCTCCGGTCGACCCGGCACCGCTCGTCGCTCGGCTGTCGGCCGAGCCGGGCGTGCCGCTGGCGATCCGTCGACTGACCGCCGGCTGGCCGGGCGCTGTCCCGGTCGTTCGTGATCTTGATCTTGTCGTACGCGCCGGCGAACGGGTGGCACTGGTCGGACCGAGCGGGATCGGGAAGTCGACGCTGGCCGCCACGGTGATGGGCCACCTCCCACCACTGGCCGGCAGCCTCGCCGTCGCCGAGCGGGTGGGTTATCTGGCCCAGGACGCACACATCTTCGACACCACCGTCGCCGAGAACGTCCGGATCGGTGCTCGTGCGGCGAGCGACGATCAGGTACGGCGCGCATTGGGCGAAGTTGATCTTGACTTTCCGGCTGACCGGCTGGTCGGTGAGTTCGGTGCGGCACTGTCAGGTGGCGAGGCGCGTCGGCTGGCGCTGTCCCGGCTGGCCGTGGCCCGGCTGGTCGACGGGGATCATCAACTGCTGGTGCTCGACGAACCGACCGAACATCTCGACCGGGACACCGCCGACCATGTTCTGGAGGTCATCGGTCGCCTCGACCGGCGGGCAGCCGTACTGGTGATCACTCACGACCCGCGGGTGATGGAACGCTGCGATCGGGTGGTCTCGCTGACCGGAACAGCCGCCGGGACCGCGCCGGCATCAGGCGCCGCAGCGGCGAACGCGGGCGTGACGGTCAGTCTCGGGCAGTGA